From Nonlabens sp. Ci31, the proteins below share one genomic window:
- a CDS encoding arsenosugar biosynthesis-associated peroxidase-like protein produces MQKTYYDPKDLKKFGKITEWSEELGTKFFDYYAKVFEEGALSAREKSLMALAVSHAVHCPYCIDAYTGDALKRGITKEEMMEAVHVAAAIKGGATLVHGVQMMNKVNKLEM; encoded by the coding sequence ATGCAAAAGACCTATTACGATCCTAAAGATCTTAAAAAATTTGGAAAAATAACAGAGTGGAGTGAAGAATTAGGAACTAAATTCTTTGACTATTACGCTAAGGTATTTGAAGAAGGCGCTTTAAGCGCAAGAGAAAAATCATTAATGGCGCTGGCTGTTTCTCATGCAGTACATTGTCCCTACTGTATAGATGCTTATACGGGTGACGCCTTAAAAAGAGGAATCACTAAAGAAGAGATGATGGAAGCTGTTCATGTAGCAGCAGCTATAAAAGGGGGCGCGACATTAGTACACGGTGTTCAAATGATGAATAAAGTGAACAAACTAGAGATGTAG
- a CDS encoding DUF2064 domain-containing protein: MRTVKSSGIDYFHFTEQEQHGVGFGERLSNSLQDVFDKGYESVICLGNDTPLLTLSLIQDAAAALETGKAVKGKSLDGGLYLIGLHKKVFDKVSFRALPWQSSGLAVAFHEYIASQNQKLLVLESLADIDTEQDLEDFLAGKDARDSIIRMLLIALSRKRNNYKHLKESLSYVLFSKPLNKGSPQAA, from the coding sequence ATGCGAACGGTAAAATCTTCTGGGATTGATTATTTTCATTTTACAGAACAGGAGCAACACGGGGTAGGTTTTGGAGAACGACTTTCTAATTCTTTACAAGACGTTTTTGATAAAGGATATGAGTCGGTGATCTGTCTCGGTAATGACACCCCTTTATTGACACTTTCACTTATTCAAGATGCAGCAGCAGCACTGGAAACCGGTAAAGCTGTAAAAGGAAAGTCACTTGATGGGGGCCTTTATTTGATTGGTTTGCATAAAAAGGTGTTTGATAAAGTTTCTTTCAGAGCATTGCCTTGGCAATCGTCAGGTTTGGCTGTTGCTTTTCATGAATATATTGCTTCGCAAAATCAAAAATTACTCGTTTTAGAATCCCTAGCCGATATAGACACGGAGCAAGATCTGGAAGATTTTCTCGCAGGGAAAGATGCTCGTGATTCGATCATAAGAATGCTTTTAATCGCGCTTTCGCGAAAGCGCAACAATTACAAACACTTAAAAGAATCACTATCTTATGTTCTTTTTTCAAAGCCTTTGAATAAAGGATCACCGCAGGCAGCTTGA
- a CDS encoding SusC/RagA family TonB-linked outer membrane protein yields MKRITLFMLLLCGFIGAAQISITGKISDTAGDPIAFANISERGTQNGTTTDANGFYSLTVANNAVLVCSYIGYQTAIIPVRKEVTINVTLEEGDQLEAVVVTALGVKRKERELGYAVQTLDAEQIQEVKSVNLIDNLQGKIAGITVTPGATGVGSSSKITIRGEASFSNNNPLFIVDGTPINNNTVFNFSNEAAAGFQEVDFGNGAGEVNQDDIESVSVLKGPAAAALYGTRAANGAIIIETKNAGRNKGMGISYNTSFFVDSAFKLPEFQNEYGQGNSGQFEYVDGLGGGINDNITYSWGPRLDQGILIPQFDSPVTLPDGTVVRGGDTSLYSGLPITATPFNSNPDNLKNFYNTGYTAINNIAITDGFENGNYRLSFTDLRSESIIPGVDLDRQTVAAKLNFTPNDKTKVRASINYVNSASGNRPSNGYGSENVNYSLVAWGPRSLNIDNLRNYWQPGLEGVQQYSFNYTFFDNPYFILQENRNSFARDRLFGNVSLSRKLTPDLTATVRTGMDYSSEKRRFIRNFSTNRFRNGAYAEHDVFYREINTDFLLNYKKQLGVINFDASVGGNRLSQMASTTQVQTTSLAQPGIFSLNNAASPIESFGFRSEKRINSLYAFAKAGYKNFLYVDVTARNDWSSALATPFSAYNTSFFYPSVSTSFILSNVVNLPSAIDFAKIRASYAQVGNDTSPYQTQGTFISQTNVNSQPTFSNQDFIPNQNLRPELTSSVELGFDVRFLKQRLNLDVTYYNSLTKDQILSLPIGIASGFSQQVVNAGTVRNKGFEVVLNAIPLRTADFEWSATVNFATNRAIVEDLPQEDGRLTLAYSRVYDSQDQTVWHQVEEGGRIGDLYGTGYLRNENGDFVLTAEGRFIADPELRKLGNYHADFTMGFNNSFTYKNWDASFLLDWRQGGIIVSRTLALGAVGGQLAETANRPDGGIVANGVINTGTATNPTYVQNTTAVSAESYYRQFYDRNHEENNVYDASYLKLRQFSVGYSFDLNEGALGLFTDGAQMRVSLIGRNLFAFSEIPHFDPEQLAVQGQGFINGVEDMSYASTRSIGVKAGITF; encoded by the coding sequence ATGAAGAGAATTACTCTATTCATGCTACTTCTATGCGGTTTTATAGGAGCAGCTCAAATTTCTATTACGGGTAAAATTAGCGATACTGCTGGTGATCCCATTGCTTTTGCAAATATCTCGGAGCGTGGCACTCAAAACGGCACAACTACAGATGCTAATGGTTTTTATAGCTTAACAGTTGCAAATAATGCCGTACTCGTATGTTCTTATATAGGGTACCAAACGGCAATAATTCCTGTTCGAAAGGAAGTAACCATTAACGTGACTCTTGAAGAAGGAGATCAACTAGAAGCTGTAGTAGTCACCGCACTAGGGGTCAAACGTAAAGAGCGAGAGTTAGGATATGCCGTTCAAACGCTAGATGCTGAGCAAATTCAAGAAGTAAAATCAGTCAATCTAATCGATAACCTACAAGGTAAAATTGCGGGAATCACAGTAACTCCTGGCGCAACTGGTGTGGGATCTTCTTCAAAAATTACCATCAGAGGTGAAGCGAGTTTCTCTAATAACAACCCGCTGTTTATTGTGGATGGCACCCCAATAAATAACAATACGGTGTTTAACTTTTCTAATGAAGCAGCTGCTGGTTTTCAAGAAGTCGATTTTGGAAATGGTGCAGGAGAAGTAAATCAAGACGATATTGAAAGTGTTTCTGTTCTTAAAGGCCCAGCCGCCGCGGCCCTTTATGGAACTCGTGCAGCAAACGGGGCGATCATTATAGAAACTAAAAACGCTGGTAGAAACAAAGGAATGGGTATTTCATATAACACGAGTTTCTTTGTGGACAGTGCTTTTAAATTACCAGAATTTCAAAACGAATACGGTCAAGGAAACAGCGGTCAGTTTGAATATGTAGATGGTCTAGGTGGTGGTATCAACGATAACATTACTTATTCTTGGGGTCCACGACTGGATCAAGGGATCTTGATACCGCAATTTGATAGTCCGGTGACTTTACCTGATGGAACCGTGGTGCGTGGTGGCGATACTTCCTTATACAGCGGTTTACCCATTACAGCAACTCCTTTTAATAGCAACCCTGACAACCTTAAGAATTTTTACAATACGGGTTATACAGCGATCAATAATATCGCGATTACAGACGGTTTTGAAAATGGAAACTACCGCTTAAGCTTCACAGATTTGCGCAGTGAAAGCATTATTCCTGGTGTGGATTTGGATCGACAGACGGTTGCTGCAAAATTGAATTTTACACCTAACGATAAAACAAAAGTCAGAGCGAGTATCAACTATGTGAATAGTGCTTCTGGAAACCGTCCATCAAACGGTTATGGAAGTGAAAATGTAAATTATTCACTGGTCGCCTGGGGCCCGCGTTCTTTAAATATCGACAATTTGAGAAATTACTGGCAGCCAGGTTTGGAAGGCGTGCAGCAGTATTCTTTTAATTACACCTTTTTTGATAATCCGTATTTTATTCTACAGGAAAATCGCAATAGTTTTGCTCGTGATCGGTTGTTTGGAAATGTCTCGCTTTCGCGAAAGCTAACGCCAGATCTTACTGCAACGGTGCGAACAGGAATGGATTACAGTAGTGAAAAACGAAGGTTTATACGTAATTTTTCTACCAACAGATTTAGAAATGGAGCCTATGCAGAGCACGATGTATTTTACAGAGAGATCAATACCGACTTCTTGTTGAACTATAAAAAGCAATTGGGTGTGATTAATTTTGACGCCAGTGTAGGAGGAAATCGATTATCGCAAATGGCGTCTACTACACAAGTGCAAACGACCAGTCTCGCGCAACCAGGCATTTTTTCTTTGAATAATGCGGCTAGCCCTATTGAGAGTTTTGGCTTTAGAAGTGAGAAGCGTATCAATAGCTTGTATGCCTTTGCAAAAGCAGGCTATAAAAATTTCCTTTATGTGGATGTAACCGCCAGGAACGACTGGTCTAGTGCACTAGCAACACCTTTTAGTGCCTATAACACCTCATTTTTCTATCCGTCAGTTTCTACCAGTTTTATTTTGAGTAATGTAGTGAATTTACCCAGCGCCATTGACTTTGCTAAGATCAGAGCCAGTTATGCGCAAGTAGGAAATGATACCAGCCCTTACCAAACTCAAGGAACTTTTATTTCACAAACAAATGTGAACTCACAACCTACTTTTAGCAATCAAGACTTTATTCCCAATCAAAATTTAAGACCAGAGCTCACATCGAGTGTGGAGTTGGGATTTGATGTTAGATTTTTAAAACAGCGCCTCAATCTGGACGTTACCTATTACAACTCCTTAACTAAAGATCAGATTCTTTCTTTGCCTATAGGTATCGCTTCAGGCTTTAGTCAGCAAGTAGTCAATGCAGGTACCGTAAGAAACAAAGGTTTTGAAGTAGTCTTAAATGCTATTCCGTTAAGAACAGCTGATTTTGAATGGAGTGCTACGGTCAATTTTGCTACTAACCGAGCCATAGTAGAAGATTTGCCTCAAGAAGACGGAAGATTAACACTAGCTTATTCGAGGGTTTATGACAGTCAAGATCAAACCGTATGGCATCAAGTAGAAGAAGGTGGCCGTATAGGTGATCTTTATGGAACTGGTTATTTACGAAATGAAAATGGAGATTTTGTACTCACAGCAGAAGGACGCTTTATTGCCGATCCTGAATTGAGGAAATTAGGAAACTACCATGCCGATTTCACCATGGGATTCAATAATTCGTTTACTTATAAAAATTGGGATGCCTCTTTCTTATTAGACTGGAGACAAGGCGGAATTATCGTTTCAAGAACATTGGCCCTTGGTGCAGTAGGTGGACAGCTCGCTGAGACAGCTAACAGACCCGATGGAGGAATCGTTGCAAACGGTGTGATCAATACGGGAACTGCAACAAACCCTACTTATGTTCAAAATACTACGGCCGTTAGTGCAGAGAGTTATTACCGACAGTTTTACGACCGCAACCACGAGGAGAACAACGTGTATGATGCGAGTTATTTAAAACTACGTCAGTTCTCAGTAGGTTATAGTTTTGATTTGAATGAAGGGGCGTTGGGACTGTTTACTGATGGAGCACAAATGAGAGTTTCCTTGATAGGTAGAAATCTTTTTGCTTTCAGTGAGA
- the arsS gene encoding arsenosugar biosynthesis radical SAM (seleno)protein ArsS (Some members of this family are selenoproteins.) — protein sequence MAVNTTKSLKNRDADLANINKQMEVLNGAPFSNGELPYFAKKIKEIGQLPMRPNKLEILQVNVGYMCNQVCAHCHVDAGPDRKEIMTRDTMRLILDVVKKSGAHTLDLTGGAPEMNPDFRWFVEQAAEAGIQDFIVRSNLTIIRANPKYHDLPDFFKKHNIHVVSSMPHWTKGKTDKQRGDGVFDKSIKALQELNERGYGMPGSDLKLDLVYNPNGAYLPGDQASMEKEMKAALSADFDIHFHSLFAITNLPIARFLDYLVASENYEDYMYALVEAYNPAAVENVMCKNTISISWDGWLYDCDFNQMLDLKVDNKIQHIKDYNEDLLNDRTIQISQHCYGCTAGAGSSCQGVVA from the coding sequence ATGGCTGTAAATACTACAAAATCTCTTAAAAATAGAGATGCAGATCTGGCTAATATCAACAAGCAAATGGAAGTGCTTAATGGAGCACCATTTTCTAACGGAGAGTTGCCTTATTTTGCAAAAAAAATCAAAGAAATAGGTCAGTTGCCCATGCGACCTAATAAATTGGAAATTCTTCAAGTAAATGTTGGTTATATGTGTAATCAAGTTTGCGCTCATTGCCATGTGGATGCAGGTCCAGATCGCAAAGAAATCATGACTCGTGACACGATGAGGTTGATTCTTGATGTTGTTAAAAAAAGTGGTGCCCATACATTAGATCTTACTGGTGGAGCCCCAGAGATGAATCCAGATTTTAGATGGTTTGTAGAACAAGCCGCTGAAGCTGGGATCCAAGATTTTATAGTACGTTCTAATTTAACGATTATTAGAGCCAACCCTAAATACCACGACTTACCAGATTTCTTTAAGAAGCATAACATTCATGTGGTGTCTTCCATGCCACACTGGACAAAAGGAAAAACAGATAAGCAACGTGGTGATGGTGTTTTTGATAAGTCCATAAAAGCATTGCAAGAACTCAATGAGCGTGGTTATGGAATGCCGGGTAGTGATTTAAAACTGGACTTGGTTTACAATCCTAATGGTGCTTATTTACCAGGTGATCAAGCAAGTATGGAAAAGGAAATGAAAGCGGCCTTGTCAGCAGATTTTGACATCCATTTTCACAGTCTTTTTGCAATTACCAATCTGCCGATCGCACGTTTCTTAGATTATCTAGTGGCAAGCGAGAATTATGAAGATTACATGTATGCGCTTGTAGAAGCTTATAATCCAGCAGCTGTAGAAAATGTGATGTGTAAAAACACCATTTCTATTTCTTGGGACGGCTGGTTATACGATTGTGATTTCAATCAGATGTTAGACCTTAAAGTAGATAACAAGATCCAGCATATTAAAGATTATAACGAAGATTTATTAAACGATCGTACCATTCAAATCTCACAACACTGTTACGGCTGTACCGCTGGAGCAGGAAGCAGTTGTCAAGGAGTTGTTGCTTAA